In Halobaculum halobium, a genomic segment contains:
- a CDS encoding sulfatase, protein MADRPDVLFVILDSARRDRVSLYGHDRPTTPTLDALAEEATTFENAYTPTPWTLPSHCSMFTGKFPSEHGVTNGFADRRPALPASTETLAERLSERGYRTAGFSNNPWVGKLSGLDRGFEEFVEWDLEIGRESGAGIHSRRDRAYSRAHSLLAQAARQPVFLLKRPFFTDSLVTRAREWVETTADDPQPTFTFLNVMEAHSPYFPPDEAFEELGLTTPGPIEPRLLNTRLLAYVLGKADLAGDDRDRVLEYYDAALRYQDAKLAELLDTYRDLGLLEDTLVVICADHGKTLGDFPRDGEPSHYLRDLNTNVPMVVRTPGQRGGERVDDPVELRDLFGLIAEPGADVSSLAREHALTEDHIPHTGTTKEEVDRWRVISGRDHRLARSEDGEQYLFRRGESTVDERTIPSPERTEPAVLSALSEALDDRLADLTETDDHGDTDEAIGGSTEAQLRDLGYL, encoded by the coding sequence ATGGCCGACAGACCGGACGTTCTCTTCGTGATCCTCGATTCGGCTCGGCGCGACCGCGTGTCGCTGTACGGACATGACCGACCGACAACGCCGACGCTGGACGCACTGGCCGAAGAGGCGACCACCTTCGAGAACGCCTACACGCCGACGCCGTGGACGCTACCCTCCCACTGTTCGATGTTCACTGGGAAGTTCCCCTCCGAACACGGCGTGACGAACGGCTTCGCCGACCGTCGACCGGCTCTGCCCGCGAGCACCGAGACCCTCGCGGAACGGCTCTCGGAGCGCGGCTACCGCACGGCCGGGTTCTCGAACAACCCCTGGGTCGGGAAGCTCTCGGGGCTCGACCGGGGCTTCGAGGAGTTCGTCGAGTGGGACCTCGAGATCGGCCGCGAGTCCGGCGCGGGGATTCACTCCCGGCGCGACCGGGCGTACTCGCGGGCACACTCCCTGCTCGCACAGGCCGCCAGACAGCCGGTGTTCCTCCTGAAGCGGCCGTTCTTCACCGACTCCCTGGTGACGCGTGCGCGAGAGTGGGTCGAGACGACCGCCGACGACCCACAGCCCACGTTCACCTTCCTCAACGTGATGGAGGCACACAGCCCCTACTTCCCGCCGGACGAGGCGTTCGAGGAGCTGGGACTGACGACGCCGGGACCGATCGAACCGCGCCTGCTCAACACCCGCCTGCTCGCGTACGTTCTCGGAAAGGCGGACCTCGCTGGCGATGACCGCGACCGCGTGCTGGAGTACTACGACGCGGCTCTCCGATACCAGGACGCGAAGCTGGCGGAACTGCTCGACACCTACCGCGACCTCGGTCTGCTTGAGGACACGCTGGTCGTGATCTGCGCCGACCACGGGAAGACGCTCGGGGACTTCCCCCGCGACGGGGAGCCGTCCCACTACCTCCGTGACCTCAACACGAACGTCCCGATGGTCGTGCGTACACCCGGACAGCGCGGAGGCGAGCGCGTCGATGACCCGGTCGAGCTTCGGGACCTGTTCGGGTTGATCGCCGAACCGGGCGCCGACGTGTCGTCGCTGGCCCGCGAGCACGCCCTCACTGAGGACCACATCCCGCACACAGGCACCACGAAGGAGGAAGTGGACCGCTGGCGGGTGATATCCGGGCGCGACCACCGGCTGGCCCGCTCTGAAGACGGGGAGCAGTACCTGTTCAGGCGCGGAGAGTCAACCGTCGACGAGCGGACGATCCCGTCGCCCGAGCGGACCGAGCCGGCGGTGCTGTCGGCGCTGAGCGAGGCGCTCGACGACCGCCTCGCGGACCTCACCGAGACTGACGACCACGGCGACACAGACGAGGCGATCGGCGGTTCGACCGAGGCGCAGCTTCGGGACCTCGGCTACCTCTGA
- a CDS encoding glycosyltransferase family 4 protein, with translation MSEVLLVGTFAGGGVHRYVERQREELPDGVDTETHDMYSPRDRGGPIWLLRVALRTAFAAVAFVRRSPPDLVHVHTSHHFSFYRAAFYVLFAQYIWDRPTVLHVHGSSFDTFVEDPPALVRALQRVVFDASDAVVVLSPYWRDVVVDAGLVPESAVSVVPNAVEPEYYDPEYDADPPRIVFVSNLIERKGVAELVEALASVLDRADGTVAVDIAGDGPLRDRVEALADARESVTYHGYVSEERKRDLLNRGTVYTLPTYAEGLPIAVLEAMAGGNAVVSTDVGSIPEVIDDDRGRLVTPGDADALADALTALVSDPDRAASMGQRNRRAVVERYSWDGAVASILDVYDGCVSERCRRRERAPDSGR, from the coding sequence GTGAGCGAGGTACTGCTCGTCGGCACGTTCGCCGGCGGGGGCGTGCACCGGTACGTCGAGCGACAGCGCGAGGAGCTCCCGGATGGAGTCGACACGGAGACACACGACATGTACTCCCCTCGGGACCGCGGCGGGCCGATCTGGCTGCTCCGCGTCGCGCTGCGGACGGCCTTCGCGGCTGTCGCGTTCGTCCGCCGCTCGCCGCCGGATCTGGTCCACGTGCATACGTCCCACCACTTCTCGTTCTATCGGGCGGCGTTCTACGTGCTGTTCGCGCAGTACATCTGGGACCGTCCGACGGTGTTGCACGTCCACGGTTCGTCGTTCGACACCTTCGTCGAGGACCCTCCGGCGCTCGTCCGGGCGCTCCAGCGGGTCGTTTTCGACGCCAGCGACGCAGTGGTCGTGCTCTCGCCGTACTGGCGAGACGTGGTCGTCGACGCCGGTCTGGTGCCCGAGTCGGCGGTATCGGTCGTCCCAAATGCCGTCGAGCCGGAGTACTACGACCCGGAGTACGACGCCGATCCGCCGCGGATCGTGTTCGTGTCGAACCTCATCGAGCGCAAGGGCGTGGCCGAGCTCGTCGAGGCCCTGGCTTCGGTACTCGATCGCGCCGATGGGACCGTCGCGGTCGATATCGCCGGCGACGGTCCGCTGCGCGACCGGGTCGAGGCCCTCGCAGACGCTCGCGAGTCGGTCACCTACCACGGGTACGTGAGCGAAGAGCGCAAGCGCGACCTCCTGAACCGGGGGACGGTGTACACGCTCCCGACGTACGCCGAGGGGCTCCCGATCGCGGTGCTGGAGGCGATGGCCGGCGGGAACGCCGTCGTCTCGACAGACGTCGGATCGATCCCCGAGGTGATCGACGACGACCGCGGGCGACTCGTGACTCCCGGTGACGCGGACGCGCTGGCGGACGCGTTGACAGCGCTCGTCTCCGACCCCGACCGGGCGGCGTCGATGGGTCAGCGTAATCGGCGAGCGGTAGTCGAGCGATACTCGTGGGACGGTGCCGTCGCGTCCATCCTCGACGTGTATGACGGGTGCGTCTCCGAGAGATGCCGGCGTCGCGAGCGCGCCCCCGACTCGGGTCGATAA
- a CDS encoding glycosyl hydrolase, protein MEGDGTDGRRTTGGDGQGAKAVKLETVVDGTLVATRDRAVYRGPVDGRLRRVGRLPTPTGGLDGLRFHLRTTRAVKRAVSVVTGRFPSVNVEVVDSQSLVATAGTWVFASPDRGATWRVTARLPDSSGPMGVLPSALCAHEGTVTFGEYPLAGDKPPRIRRSRDGGATWETVLEVPGVRHIHGVTRDPYTGEWWVTTGDTDDECYIGRLRDGEFVPVGGGSQQWRAVELAFTEKFVLWGVDCNYTSDRRIYRLPRGDLSRADPTPTPVASLSSPVFYAAAAEVDGERWVAFATAASANPDSTGPEDNETGSDVTRVVAASSASAYERWYEVTSGRRQRGFAERVGADGIVPPTNAYTFLESDGERLLVNPYNTREDDGQILSFGREYFSSVAERSRVLFEG, encoded by the coding sequence GTGGAGGGGGACGGCACAGATGGGCGACGAACGACCGGAGGCGACGGTCAGGGGGCGAAGGCTGTGAAGCTGGAGACGGTCGTCGACGGGACCTTGGTCGCGACCCGCGACCGAGCGGTGTACCGGGGACCCGTCGACGGGCGGCTGCGACGCGTGGGACGGCTCCCGACCCCGACCGGCGGCCTCGACGGGCTCCGGTTCCACCTGCGGACGACACGGGCGGTGAAGCGCGCGGTGTCCGTCGTCACCGGGCGGTTCCCGTCGGTGAATGTCGAGGTCGTCGACAGTCAATCGTTGGTCGCCACCGCCGGCACGTGGGTGTTCGCCTCTCCCGACCGCGGCGCGACGTGGCGGGTCACCGCGCGGCTCCCTGACTCCTCCGGGCCGATGGGGGTCCTGCCGTCGGCGCTGTGCGCTCACGAGGGAACGGTCACGTTCGGGGAGTACCCGCTCGCGGGTGACAAACCTCCCCGGATCCGCCGCTCTCGCGACGGCGGGGCGACATGGGAGACGGTCCTGGAAGTCCCCGGAGTCAGGCACATCCACGGCGTGACCCGCGATCCCTACACGGGCGAGTGGTGGGTGACGACCGGCGACACGGACGACGAGTGTTACATCGGTCGGCTTCGAGACGGCGAGTTCGTCCCGGTCGGCGGCGGCAGCCAACAGTGGCGAGCCGTCGAGCTCGCGTTCACCGAGAAGTTCGTGCTCTGGGGCGTCGACTGCAACTACACGAGCGATAGGCGGATCTACCGGCTCCCTCGCGGAGATCTGTCGAGGGCGGATCCGACGCCCACGCCGGTCGCGTCGCTGTCGAGTCCGGTGTTTTACGCGGCCGCGGCCGAGGTCGACGGCGAGCGGTGGGTGGCGTTCGCCACGGCCGCCAGCGCGAACCCCGACAGCACGGGACCGGAGGACAACGAGACCGGCAGCGACGTGACGCGCGTCGTCGCCGCCTCCTCCGCGTCCGCGTACGAACGGTGGTACGAGGTGACATCGGGACGACGGCAGCGAGGGTTCGCCGAGCGGGTTGGGGCCGACGGCATCGTTCCGCCCACGAACGCGTACACATTCCTCGAGAGCGACGGCGAGCGCCTGCTCGTCAATCCCTACAACACCCGCGAGGATGACGGTCAGATCCTGTCGTTCGGGCGAGAGTACTTTTCGTCGGTCGCCGAGCGATCGAGGGTGCTGTTCGAGGGGTGA
- a CDS encoding FG-GAP repeat domain-containing protein, with amino-acid sequence MALRGEDGLRFDHRRIDDDPPAGRMGFCLTTDLTGNGRPDVLVGAMGGRYPVTLPVVGKRIDLRLLPGTRDVIERLEWNVFWYENPGWERHEVARAPDLSIGGSLGDLTGNGRVDLVAGQNLSNDLYWFEQPADPRDRWTRRLITDEFTKYHDTVVADVDDDGEPEVLALSQRSETVFYYDVPADPTREPWPADHRHVVAENLNVEGVAVRDIDGDGRTEIVAGTNVFHRRGDGSWEREAIATGWDWTRLAVADLDGDGDLEVVAAEGDLPYQGDRRARLGVFDPPDWELTLLHDDLSNPHTVQVLPSSGIDDGGDHDGAPPDLFVAEMGLEEGHEPRQFRFHNRGDGTFEPELLVTGVPTHEAKVVDLDGDDRPDVVGKAYDTRHVDVWYGR; translated from the coding sequence ATGGCGCTTCGAGGCGAGGACGGACTGCGGTTCGACCACCGCCGGATCGACGACGACCCCCCGGCCGGCCGGATGGGATTCTGTCTCACGACTGACCTCACCGGTAACGGCCGTCCGGACGTGCTGGTCGGCGCGATGGGCGGTCGCTACCCGGTGACGCTGCCGGTCGTCGGCAAGCGGATCGACCTCCGACTGCTGCCGGGGACTCGCGACGTGATCGAACGACTGGAGTGGAACGTCTTCTGGTACGAGAACCCCGGGTGGGAGCGCCACGAGGTGGCGCGCGCGCCGGACCTCTCGATCGGCGGATCGCTGGGTGACCTCACCGGAAACGGTCGGGTCGACCTCGTGGCCGGACAGAACCTCTCGAACGACCTCTACTGGTTCGAGCAGCCCGCCGATCCCCGCGACCGGTGGACCCGCAGGCTGATCACCGACGAGTTCACGAAGTACCACGACACCGTCGTGGCCGACGTGGACGACGACGGCGAGCCGGAGGTGCTCGCGCTGTCACAGCGCAGCGAGACGGTGTTCTACTACGACGTGCCGGCCGACCCGACGCGTGAGCCGTGGCCCGCCGATCACCGGCACGTCGTCGCCGAGAACCTGAACGTCGAGGGCGTCGCAGTCCGCGACATCGACGGCGACGGGCGGACGGAGATCGTCGCGGGCACGAACGTCTTCCACCGCCGCGGTGACGGCTCCTGGGAGCGCGAGGCGATCGCGACCGGCTGGGACTGGACGCGCCTCGCGGTGGCCGATCTCGACGGCGACGGTGACCTCGAGGTGGTCGCAGCCGAGGGCGACCTCCCGTATCAGGGCGACCGCCGGGCTCGACTCGGCGTGTTCGACCCGCCCGACTGGGAGCTGACGCTGCTGCACGACGACCTCTCGAACCCGCACACGGTCCAGGTGCTGCCGTCGTCGGGGATCGACGATGGCGGTGATCACGACGGTGCACCCCCGGACCTCTTCGTCGCGGAGATGGGGCTGGAGGAGGGCCACGAGCCCCGGCAGTTCCGCTTCCACAACCGCGGCGACGGCACCTTCGAGCCGGAACTCCTCGTGACCGGTGTCCCCACACACGAGGCGAAGGTTGTCGACCTCGACGGCGACGACCGCCCGGACGTGGTCGGGAAAGCATACGACACCAGACACGTCGACGTCTGGTACGGGCGATGA